A window from Mogibacterium neglectum encodes these proteins:
- a CDS encoding valine--tRNA ligase, translated as MGKNLAKTYNPKNFEDRIYEMWEEHGSFNAEVDKDKKPYCIVMPPPNITGQLHMGHALDQTLQDILIRWRRMQGYSSLWLPGSDHASIATEVKVNNALREETGKDKKDIGREAFLERAWKWKEEYGGRITKQCRKLGDSCDWRRERFTMDEGCNKAVTELFIRLYDKGMIYKGNRLVNWCPDCMTSLSDAEVEHEDESGKYWYFRYPAKDGGEGITVATSRPETMFGDVAIAVSPEDDRYADLVGKTVILPILNREIPVIADEYPDPDKGTGAVKITPAHDANDFLVGQRHGLAIMSCMNDDATMNELAGKYEGMDRYECRKAWVHDLEETGFLVKIEDLTIPVGKCYRCHNAIEPKLSDQWFVKMENLAKPAIEAVKSGKLKHVPERFEKIYLNWLNDIHDWCISRQLWWGHRIPAYYCDDCGEIVVSREVPSVCPKCGCTHLHQDEDVLDTWFSSGLWPFSTLGWPDKTPELDYFYPNSVMVTGYDILFFWVIRMVFSGCEVMGEPPFEYVFLHGLVRDEQGRKMSKSLGNGIDPLEVIDKVGADALRFMLITGITPGNDTRFIWDRLESSRNFANKLWNASRFTIMNLLDDEGNLLPMATDEEAILRDEDKWIISLVNEAAADITNSLEKFELGLAGQKVYELIWDEYCDWYIELVKARLWSDDEEDKATARFVLQRVLKDLLKLLHPFMPFITEEIWGYLPAETDASESDDNLLITSSWPIYDKTKAYSESVSRIETAKEIIKAIRNARTEVDAAPSRKLNLIVKTDALKDTVEAISAHIKKIANVVDITVEGTDSEPPDGVVSALFTGGELLIPLADLVDFEAERERLEKEKKRLEGEVARVEKKLANQGFVAKAPVSVVEEEKQKGDKYREMLETVIKRLESMGEASAK; from the coding sequence ATGGGTAAAAATCTTGCTAAAACATACAACCCCAAGAATTTTGAAGATCGTATTTATGAGATGTGGGAGGAGCATGGTTCTTTTAACGCAGAGGTGGATAAGGACAAAAAACCGTACTGCATAGTTATGCCGCCTCCAAACATCACAGGGCAACTTCATATGGGACATGCTCTTGATCAGACACTTCAAGATATTCTCATCAGATGGAGGAGGATGCAGGGATATAGCTCACTATGGCTACCTGGCAGCGATCATGCAAGCATCGCGACGGAGGTTAAGGTCAACAACGCTCTTCGTGAAGAGACTGGTAAGGATAAGAAGGATATAGGTAGAGAGGCATTTCTCGAGCGTGCATGGAAGTGGAAGGAAGAGTACGGCGGTAGGATTACAAAGCAGTGCCGTAAGCTCGGAGACTCATGTGACTGGCGTAGAGAACGTTTTACGATGGATGAGGGCTGTAACAAGGCTGTAACAGAGTTGTTTATCAGGCTGTATGATAAAGGTATGATATACAAGGGCAATAGGCTTGTAAATTGGTGTCCGGACTGCATGACATCACTATCAGATGCTGAGGTTGAACACGAAGATGAGTCAGGTAAGTACTGGTACTTCCGTTATCCTGCAAAGGATGGTGGAGAGGGAATCACTGTTGCGACGTCTAGACCTGAGACTATGTTCGGCGACGTTGCAATTGCTGTAAGCCCTGAAGATGATAGATATGCGGATTTAGTAGGTAAGACTGTAATTTTACCTATTTTGAATAGGGAGATTCCCGTTATTGCGGATGAGTATCCAGACCCAGATAAAGGTACTGGTGCGGTAAAGATTACACCTGCCCACGATGCTAATGACTTCCTCGTAGGCCAGAGACATGGTCTGGCAATCATGTCTTGTATGAATGATGATGCTACGATGAACGAGCTGGCTGGCAAATACGAGGGAATGGACAGATATGAATGCCGTAAGGCATGGGTGCATGACCTTGAGGAAACTGGTTTCCTAGTTAAGATTGAAGATCTTACTATTCCGGTAGGAAAGTGCTATAGATGTCATAACGCAATTGAGCCGAAGCTTTCGGATCAGTGGTTTGTCAAGATGGAAAATCTCGCTAAACCAGCGATAGAGGCTGTAAAGTCTGGAAAGCTAAAGCATGTCCCTGAGAGATTTGAGAAGATTTACCTAAATTGGCTAAACGATATTCACGACTGGTGCATCTCAAGGCAACTATGGTGGGGACACAGAATACCTGCATACTACTGTGATGACTGCGGGGAAATCGTCGTAAGTCGAGAGGTTCCAAGTGTATGCCCTAAGTGTGGGTGCACTCATTTGCATCAGGATGAGGATGTACTTGATACTTGGTTTAGCTCTGGGCTTTGGCCTTTTTCTACACTAGGATGGCCCGATAAGACGCCTGAGCTTGATTATTTCTATCCTAACTCAGTTATGGTTACAGGATACGATATTCTGTTCTTCTGGGTTATCAGAATGGTGTTCTCAGGGTGTGAGGTTATGGGTGAACCACCTTTCGAATATGTATTCCTGCACGGTCTCGTAAGGGATGAACAGGGTAGAAAGATGAGTAAATCACTCGGCAACGGAATCGATCCGCTTGAAGTAATCGATAAGGTTGGTGCAGACGCACTAAGATTTATGCTGATTACTGGAATTACTCCAGGTAATGACACTAGATTTATCTGGGATAGACTCGAATCCTCGCGCAACTTCGCTAACAAGCTTTGGAACGCGTCAAGATTTACAATCATGAATCTTCTGGATGACGAAGGTAATCTATTACCGATGGCAACTGATGAGGAGGCAATACTTAGAGATGAGGATAAGTGGATTATATCGCTTGTAAATGAAGCGGCGGCAGATATTACAAATTCGTTGGAGAAGTTTGAACTCGGTCTTGCAGGTCAGAAGGTTTATGAACTCATATGGGATGAGTACTGTGACTGGTATATAGAGCTTGTTAAAGCGAGACTATGGAGCGATGATGAAGAAGATAAGGCAACCGCAAGGTTCGTGCTTCAGAGAGTGCTCAAAGACTTACTCAAACTTCTTCACCCATTCATGCCGTTTATTACAGAGGAAATCTGGGGATATTTGCCAGCAGAAACAGATGCTTCGGAGAGCGATGATAACTTGCTAATCACATCATCATGGCCGATTTATGACAAAACAAAGGCATATTCTGAATCTGTTTCAAGAATTGAGACTGCTAAAGAAATCATCAAAGCAATTAGAAATGCTAGAACAGAAGTAGATGCTGCACCTAGTCGCAAGCTTAATCTGATCGTAAAGACGGACGCGCTTAAGGATACAGTTGAAGCGATTTCTGCCCACATTAAGAAGATTGCTAATGTTGTAGATATAACAGTTGAAGGAACTGATAGCGAACCTCCAGATGGAGTAGTTTCAGCGTTATTCACTGGAGGAGAGCTCCTGATTCCGCTAGCTGATTTGGTTGATTTCGAAGCAGAGCGCGAGAGACTTGAGAAGGAGAAGAAGAGACTCGAGGGCGAGGTTGCTCGTGTAGAGAAGAAGCTCGCTAATCAGGGATTTGTTGCAAAGGCTCCTGTATCGGTGGTTGAAGAGGAGAAACAGAAGGGCGACAAGTACCGTGAGATGCTAGAAACAGTTATCAAGAGACTTGAGTCCATGGGTGAAGCAAGTGCCAAATAA
- a CDS encoding GTP pyrophosphokinase, whose protein sequence is MNITNEILNPERLSKNKLELVRDKEAFFQEIADIRLEYEAAIKEISTKLEILDDDFKQQDDHGPIHHIQYRLKSVNSLFEKAERYGIEDPLNNISEIRKQIYDIAGVRVVCNYRNDIYRLSSLLLKQEDIKLIRIKDYSSNPKESGYRSLHVVIEVPIFLVSKKVSIPVEMQFRSIAMDTWASLEHELKYKNEGALSEDLQNKLKICSEILADVDNMMENIRNEVFSEE, encoded by the coding sequence ATGAATATTACTAACGAGATACTTAATCCTGAAAGGCTGAGCAAAAACAAGCTTGAGCTTGTGAGAGATAAGGAAGCTTTTTTTCAGGAAATCGCTGACATAAGACTCGAGTATGAGGCGGCGATAAAAGAGATTTCCACTAAGCTGGAGATTTTAGATGATGACTTTAAGCAGCAAGATGATCATGGACCTATCCATCACATTCAGTACAGACTAAAGTCTGTTAACAGCCTGTTTGAAAAGGCCGAGCGATATGGAATAGAGGATCCACTTAACAACATATCTGAGATTAGAAAGCAGATTTACGACATAGCAGGTGTAAGAGTTGTTTGTAACTATCGAAATGATATTTATAGGCTATCAAGCTTGCTCCTGAAACAAGAGGATATAAAGCTTATTAGGATTAAAGACTACAGCTCTAATCCAAAGGAAAGCGGGTATAGAAGTCTGCATGTCGTAATAGAGGTGCCGATATTTCTTGTTAGCAAGAAAGTCTCGATTCCGGTTGAAATGCAGTTCCGCAGCATCGCTATGGATACTTGGGCAAGTCTGGAACATGAGCTAAAGTACAAGAATGAAGGTGCGCTGAGCGAAGATCTTCAGAATAAGCTGAAAATTTGCTCAGAGATTCTTGCTGATGTAGATAATATGATGGAAAATATCAGGAACGAGGTTTTTTCTGAGGAATAA
- a CDS encoding bifunctional 5,10-methylenetetrahydrofolate dehydrogenase/5,10-methenyltetrahydrofolate cyclohydrolase codes for MHTLLKGASVRDAIDQDIISRVELLATTGNTPKVATYRIGEDDGEKYYEGAIIKRASKYGIECESVVLDETVSQDAAEEELVRLNSDDNIDGIIMLMPFPKSIDGERLRALLNPDKDIDAITDASYANLFANDPNAFYACTAESCMEILKFYGVDLKGKQVTIVGRSMRVGKPLMLMMMNANATVTVCHTRTTDKNLKEACHRADVVVLATGQIESYSPELFHDGQIIIDVGTGTGKDGKLAGDFDSGALEAKGMPTSLSYSPVPGGVGTVTTALLLRNVVKAAERV; via the coding sequence ATGCACACATTGTTAAAAGGCGCATCTGTAAGGGACGCGATAGATCAGGATATTATTTCAAGAGTTGAGTTACTGGCTACTACTGGTAATACACCAAAGGTTGCCACTTATAGAATTGGCGAGGATGATGGTGAGAAGTACTATGAGGGAGCTATCATCAAGAGAGCTAGCAAGTATGGAATCGAATGCGAGTCAGTTGTGCTAGATGAGACCGTGTCTCAGGACGCGGCTGAAGAGGAGCTTGTAAGGCTCAATAGCGATGATAATATCGACGGTATTATCATGCTTATGCCTTTTCCTAAATCAATCGACGGCGAACGCCTGCGTGCACTTCTTAACCCAGATAAGGATATAGATGCGATTACAGATGCTTCATATGCAAATCTTTTTGCCAATGATCCTAACGCGTTCTATGCATGCACAGCTGAGTCTTGCATGGAGATATTAAAATTTTATGGAGTCGACCTTAAGGGAAAGCAAGTAACGATTGTAGGCAGAAGTATGAGAGTCGGAAAGCCACTGATGCTCATGATGATGAATGCAAATGCTACCGTTACAGTTTGCCATACAAGAACCACAGATAAAAATCTTAAGGAAGCATGCCATAGGGCAGACGTTGTCGTGCTCGCAACAGGTCAGATTGAGTCATACAGTCCTGAACTATTCCATGATGGGCAGATAATCATAGATGTTGGCACAGGCACTGGCAAGGATGGAAAGCTTGCAGGTGACTTTGACTCAGGTGCGCTAGAAGCTAAGGGTATGCCTACGTCACTAAGCTATTCACCTGTTCCAGGTGGAGTAGGTACCGTTACAACCGCCTTACTACTTCGTAATGTCGTAAAGGCGGCGGAGCGTGTCTAA
- a CDS encoding ribonuclease HII — MTKQEREEKKLMRMQELLQIEDELRESGVKNIAGIDEVGRGPLAGPVYAACVILPSDFRVAGVDDSKKVSEKQREILSKKICEASTAYGIGVATAKEIDEINILNATKLAMYRAIREVQKKLPKGEKIDMLLVDAIDLKAEGIAQRSIIKGDATCYSIAAASIVAKVARDSFMKEMEVEYPGYDFASNKGYGTASHYDGLRALGISPIHRKSFLKKFEASEGDKMAKKKFYAVKVGRVPGIYSNWDDCKSQVEGFPNSEYKGFARLSEAEEFVGKEVLDSMKLKLSNFSQEETELNAPLQCDGIVKAYVDGSYDVATGHYASGAVILVDGKAIKLNKLYTDNAGSKLRNVAGEIKGAELAIEYCKEHGIDSVVIYHDYLGVGKWADDEWKSNLAMTKAYKEYIRECRKTMRINFVKVKGHSGDKYNDIADTLAKAALNSK, encoded by the coding sequence ATGACAAAGCAAGAGCGTGAAGAAAAGAAACTTATGAGGATGCAGGAACTACTTCAGATTGAAGATGAGCTACGTGAATCAGGCGTTAAGAATATAGCGGGCATAGATGAAGTTGGTCGTGGACCGCTTGCTGGACCCGTTTATGCGGCGTGCGTAATCTTGCCATCGGATTTTAGAGTTGCAGGAGTGGATGATTCTAAAAAAGTGTCTGAAAAGCAGAGAGAGATACTTAGCAAGAAAATCTGCGAAGCGTCTACAGCATATGGGATTGGTGTTGCAACTGCAAAGGAAATAGATGAAATCAATATTCTTAATGCCACGAAGTTAGCTATGTATAGAGCTATAAGGGAAGTTCAGAAGAAGCTTCCTAAAGGTGAGAAAATAGATATGCTGTTAGTTGATGCGATTGACCTTAAGGCTGAAGGTATAGCACAGAGATCAATAATAAAAGGTGATGCTACATGCTATTCCATTGCGGCAGCGTCGATAGTTGCAAAAGTTGCAAGAGATTCATTCATGAAGGAGATGGAAGTTGAATATCCTGGATATGATTTTGCCAGCAACAAGGGATACGGAACAGCATCTCATTATGACGGTCTCCGAGCGCTAGGGATTTCTCCGATTCACCGCAAGTCATTTCTCAAAAAATTCGAAGCAAGCGAGGGGGACAAGATGGCAAAGAAAAAGTTTTACGCGGTAAAGGTTGGAAGAGTTCCAGGTATCTACAGCAATTGGGACGATTGTAAGAGTCAAGTTGAAGGTTTTCCGAATTCTGAATATAAAGGCTTCGCAAGACTTAGCGAAGCAGAAGAGTTTGTTGGCAAAGAAGTGCTTGATAGCATGAAACTCAAACTAAGTAACTTTTCCCAAGAAGAAACTGAACTCAACGCACCATTACAGTGCGATGGCATAGTAAAGGCATATGTCGATGGCAGTTATGATGTGGCGACGGGGCACTACGCTTCTGGTGCGGTGATTCTCGTAGATGGCAAGGCTATAAAACTTAACAAGCTCTATACAGATAACGCAGGTAGTAAACTGAGAAATGTTGCTGGCGAGATCAAGGGTGCAGAGCTGGCGATTGAGTACTGCAAGGAGCATGGAATAGATTCAGTTGTCATATACCATGATTACCTTGGTGTCGGAAAATGGGCAGACGATGAGTGGAAGTCTAATCTAGCTATGACAAAGGCCTACAAAGAGTATATACGCGAATGCCGAAAGACTATGAGAATCAATTTCGTAAAAGTTAAAGGACATTCAGGAGATAAGTATAATGATATAGCTGATACTCTTGCAAAGGCAGCACTAAACAGTAAATAA
- the ylqF gene encoding ribosome biogenesis GTPase YlqF: protein MINNINWYPGHMKKTRELIQENLKAVDLVVEIVDSRIPLSSRNPIIDELISGKKRVVILGKCDLADKRATDEWKDYFESSGDIALPVDSKNGDNIKAFYKILDKLQQERNEERSLKRPLRLIIVGVPNVGKSSFINRLIGKKSAKTGDRPGVTKGKQWVALENGMQLLDTPGILWPKFEDPHVGLNLAFCGSIKDEILNVQNLAYELLKVLRKDYPEELIARYKLDGLTSDDDEEYNKYGEPIDPVLSDMEAIALKRGFIQSGKRIDYERTGRAILDEFRTGIIGNITLERPVYK from the coding sequence ATGATTAATAACATTAATTGGTATCCCGGACATATGAAAAAAACTCGAGAGCTCATCCAAGAGAACTTAAAGGCTGTGGATCTCGTAGTCGAAATAGTGGACAGCAGGATTCCTCTTTCCAGTAGAAACCCTATTATCGATGAATTGATTTCGGGGAAAAAGCGTGTGGTTATTCTAGGTAAATGCGATCTTGCTGACAAGCGTGCAACGGATGAGTGGAAAGATTACTTTGAGTCGAGTGGAGATATTGCTCTACCTGTGGATTCCAAAAATGGTGATAATATAAAAGCCTTTTATAAGATTCTCGATAAGCTTCAGCAGGAACGAAATGAGGAGCGTTCGCTAAAGAGACCTCTTCGATTGATAATCGTGGGTGTTCCTAACGTAGGAAAATCCTCGTTTATAAATAGACTCATCGGTAAGAAAAGTGCCAAGACGGGAGATAGACCAGGAGTTACTAAGGGAAAACAATGGGTTGCGCTGGAAAATGGCATGCAGCTTCTTGATACACCGGGGATTCTATGGCCTAAGTTCGAGGACCCTCATGTTGGGTTAAACCTCGCTTTTTGCGGAAGTATCAAAGATGAGATTCTCAATGTGCAGAATCTCGCATATGAACTGTTAAAGGTTTTAAGAAAAGACTATCCGGAAGAACTCATCGCAAGATATAAGCTTGACGGGCTCACTAGCGACGATGACGAGGAGTATAATAAGTACGGGGAACCTATAGATCCTGTGCTATCAGATATGGAGGCAATCGCTTTGAAGCGTGGATTTATTCAGTCTGGTAAGCGCATAGACTATGAGAGAACTGGCCGTGCAATATTAGATGAATTTAGAACGGGAATAATAGGAAATATCACACTTGAAAGACCAGTTTATAAATAA
- the rplS gene encoding 50S ribosomal protein L19, which translates to MNILDQITQYYKKNDVPEFNVGDTVKVHVKIIEGQRERIQVFEGYVLKMQNGGISQTFTVRRLAQGIGVEKTFPIHSPKVDKIEVVKKGRVRRAKLNYMRERTGKAARIKKAK; encoded by the coding sequence ATGAATATTTTAGATCAGATTACTCAGTATTATAAGAAGAACGATGTTCCAGAGTTCAATGTCGGTGATACTGTAAAGGTACATGTTAAGATTATCGAGGGTCAGAGAGAGAGAATCCAGGTATTCGAAGGCTATGTGCTCAAGATGCAGAATGGTGGCATTTCTCAGACGTTTACTGTAAGAAGACTTGCTCAGGGAATCGGTGTTGAGAAGACTTTCCCAATACACTCACCTAAGGTTGATAAGATCGAGGTAGTTAAGAAGGGCCGTGTTAGAAGAGCTAAGCTTAATTACATGCGTGAGAGAACGGGTAAGGCTGCTAGAATCAAGAAGGCAAAATAG
- a CDS encoding tyrosine-type recombinase/integrase, with protein MINEFITYLRDTKGKADNTLVAYKRDVISFAKFLENHSGKELAECKESDSIAYILDLNNASKSKATINRKLSSLRTFYDYGIETGEVAENPFSKIKSAKNDKRQIEFLSIEEVEKLLTLPDQTVKGIRDTALFEFMYGTGARVTEVVRLKFEDVNLKMNFVTLRDGEGESRIVPLGSYAQKALRRYKDTAYSGLARTEVTDDSYVFINFRGQPLTRQGIWKMLKEYGAMIGIEDRMTPQILRNSFAVHILQNGGDLKTLQELMGFDDMSVGIAYLSVTNIRIKDVYSRTHPRA; from the coding sequence ATGATTAATGAATTTATTACGTATCTAAGGGATACAAAAGGGAAAGCAGATAATACTTTAGTGGCTTACAAGAGGGATGTTATCTCATTTGCAAAATTCCTTGAGAATCACAGCGGTAAAGAGCTTGCAGAATGCAAAGAAAGCGATTCAATTGCTTACATCTTAGATTTAAATAATGCAAGCAAGTCAAAAGCAACGATCAATCGTAAGCTTTCGTCACTCAGAACATTTTACGATTATGGAATTGAAACTGGCGAAGTTGCGGAAAATCCTTTCTCTAAGATTAAATCTGCGAAGAATGATAAGCGACAGATTGAATTTTTGTCAATTGAAGAGGTCGAGAAGCTACTTACATTGCCAGATCAGACTGTTAAGGGAATTAGAGATACGGCGCTGTTTGAGTTCATGTATGGAACAGGTGCAAGAGTAACTGAGGTTGTGCGCCTAAAGTTCGAAGATGTTAATCTCAAGATGAATTTTGTAACCCTTCGTGATGGTGAAGGCGAGAGCAGGATTGTACCGCTTGGTTCGTATGCGCAGAAAGCTCTTAGACGATACAAAGACACTGCTTATTCTGGTTTAGCTCGCACAGAGGTTACCGATGACAGCTATGTGTTTATCAATTTCAGAGGACAGCCTCTAACCAGGCAGGGAATTTGGAAGATGCTGAAGGAATACGGTGCAATGATTGGTATTGAAGACCGCATGACGCCTCAGATTTTGAGGAATAGCTTCGCAGTGCATATCTTGCAGAATGGTGGCGACCTTAAGACACTTCAGGAGCTCATGGGATTTGATGACATGTCTGTTGGAATAGCTTATCTATCTGTGACGAATATTAGAATAAAAGACGTATACAGTAGGACACATCCAAGAGCATAA
- a CDS encoding NUDIX hydrolase — translation MAYEEKTLESDIVYKGKIFDIRRDKILAVNDKIAYRDIVVHGGAAVLIPITEDGKIVFVKQWRQALKRQVVELPAGKVDSGETFEDAAKRELREETGYSAGQMVKLFRMAPCVGYSEEILEFYVCHNLSPGKTDFDETEDIDIVQMAPDEVIRRIMSGDIEDGKTVTGVLFARNSGII, via the coding sequence ATGGCTTATGAGGAAAAAACATTAGAGTCGGATATTGTATACAAAGGGAAGATTTTTGACATAAGAAGGGATAAGATTTTAGCAGTTAATGACAAGATCGCATACAGAGACATTGTTGTACATGGGGGAGCTGCAGTACTTATACCGATTACAGAGGATGGGAAAATAGTATTTGTAAAACAATGGCGACAGGCTCTCAAAAGACAGGTTGTTGAACTTCCGGCGGGGAAAGTCGATTCTGGAGAGACGTTCGAGGACGCAGCAAAGCGAGAACTCAGAGAAGAGACGGGATATTCTGCGGGACAAATGGTTAAGCTCTTTCGAATGGCCCCATGCGTTGGATATTCTGAAGAGATACTTGAGTTTTATGTTTGTCATAATCTCAGCCCAGGGAAAACCGATTTCGATGAGACAGAGGATATCGATATCGTTCAGATGGCACCTGATGAGGTAATTAGAAGGATAATGTCCGGAGATATTGAAGATGGCAAGACGGTCACAGGTGTACTGTTTGCTAGAAATTCAGGAATTATCTAG
- the hpt gene encoding hypoxanthine phosphoribosyltransferase, which produces MTNIKVSESGVFGKILYTEEQIRERAKELAEQISKDFEGEELIVIGTLKGSVLWMCDLLKEMTIDTSIDFIKASSYGSSTTSSGVVKIKMDTDMNLYQKNVLIIEDIVDTGTTLTFLLEKLKERNPKTVKVCTMLDKPSRRTTGFVADYIGFTVDDLFIIGYGLDFDQKYRSLPYISYLQPEE; this is translated from the coding sequence ATGACTAATATTAAGGTTTCGGAAAGTGGAGTTTTTGGAAAAATTCTATATACGGAAGAGCAAATTAGAGAGCGTGCAAAGGAACTTGCTGAGCAGATTTCAAAGGACTTTGAAGGAGAGGAACTAATAGTAATAGGTACCCTTAAAGGTTCTGTGCTTTGGATGTGTGATCTTTTAAAGGAAATGACGATAGATACCAGCATTGACTTTATCAAAGCTAGCAGTTATGGCTCAAGTACTACAAGCTCTGGAGTAGTTAAGATTAAGATGGATACAGACATGAACTTATACCAGAAGAATGTGCTTATCATCGAGGATATAGTCGACACAGGTACGACTCTAACATTTCTACTTGAGAAGCTGAAGGAGAGGAATCCAAAGACTGTCAAAGTTTGCACAATGCTAGACAAGCCGTCGCGTCGCACAACAGGTTTTGTAGCTGACTACATCGGCTTTACAGTAGACGATTTATTTATAATTGGTTATGGACTTGATTTTGACCAGAAGTACAGAAGCCTTCCATATATCAGTTATCTTCAGCCGGAAGAATAA